From one Mesoplodon densirostris isolate mMesDen1 chromosome 19, mMesDen1 primary haplotype, whole genome shotgun sequence genomic stretch:
- the IL34 gene encoding interleukin-34 isoform X1: protein MPQGFAWLRYLGILLGMALGNEGLEVWPLTRSEECAITGFLRDKLQYRNRLQYMKHYFPINYRVSVPYEGVLRMANVTRLQRARVSQQELRYLWVLVSLSATEWVQEVLLEGHPSWKYLEEVHTLLLDVKQGLPGVEVSPQVEAVLSLLSAPGSLKLVRPKALLDNCLRVMDLLYCSCCKQSPVLNWQDCEVPRPQPHSPEPSSQCVAAQPYPLRQQPPASLPHPPASTAGAPAQ, encoded by the exons ATGCCCCAGGGATTCGCCTGGCTGCGCT ATCTCGGGATCCTCCTGGGCATGGCCTTGGGGAACGAGGGTTTGGAGGTGTGGCCCTTAACCCGGAGCGAGGAGTGTGCCATCACTGGCTTTCTGCGGGACAAGCTGCAGTACCGGAACCGCCTTCAGTACATG AAACACTACTTCCCCATCAACTACAGGGTCAGTGTGCCTTATGAGGGGGTGCTCCGAATGGCCAACGTCACCAGGCTG CAGAGGGCCCGGGTGAGCCAACAGGAGCTGCGGTATCTGTGGGTCTTGGTGAGTCTCAGTGCTACTGAGTGGGTGCAGGAGGTGCTGCTCGAGGGCCATCCATCCTGGAAGTACCTGGAGGAGGTACATACGCTGCTGCTGGATGTCAAACAAGGCCTCCCG GGTGTGGAGGTCAGCCCCCAGGTGGAAGCAGTGTTGTCCCTCCTGAGTGCCCCAGGAAGCCTGAAGCTGGTGCGGCCCAAAGCTCTGCTGGACAACTGCTTGCGGGTCATGGATCTGTTGTACTGCTCTTGCT GTAAACAAAGCCCTGTCCTAAACTGGCAGGATTGTGAGGTGCCAAGGCCTCAGCCTCACAGCCCGGAGCCCTCGTCACAGTGTGTGGCTGCCCAGCCATACCCCCTGCGCCAGCAGCCCCccgcctccctgccccaccccccggcATCCACGGCTGGAGCCCCAGCTCAGTGA
- the IL34 gene encoding interleukin-34 isoform X2, whose translation MALGNEGLEVWPLTRSEECAITGFLRDKLQYRNRLQYMKHYFPINYRVSVPYEGVLRMANVTRLQRARVSQQELRYLWVLVSLSATEWVQEVLLEGHPSWKYLEEVHTLLLDVKQGLPGVEVSPQVEAVLSLLSAPGSLKLVRPKALLDNCLRVMDLLYCSCCKQSPVLNWQDCEVPRPQPHSPEPSSQCVAAQPYPLRQQPPASLPHPPASTAGAPAQ comes from the exons ATGGCCTTGGGGAACGAGGGTTTGGAGGTGTGGCCCTTAACCCGGAGCGAGGAGTGTGCCATCACTGGCTTTCTGCGGGACAAGCTGCAGTACCGGAACCGCCTTCAGTACATG AAACACTACTTCCCCATCAACTACAGGGTCAGTGTGCCTTATGAGGGGGTGCTCCGAATGGCCAACGTCACCAGGCTG CAGAGGGCCCGGGTGAGCCAACAGGAGCTGCGGTATCTGTGGGTCTTGGTGAGTCTCAGTGCTACTGAGTGGGTGCAGGAGGTGCTGCTCGAGGGCCATCCATCCTGGAAGTACCTGGAGGAGGTACATACGCTGCTGCTGGATGTCAAACAAGGCCTCCCG GGTGTGGAGGTCAGCCCCCAGGTGGAAGCAGTGTTGTCCCTCCTGAGTGCCCCAGGAAGCCTGAAGCTGGTGCGGCCCAAAGCTCTGCTGGACAACTGCTTGCGGGTCATGGATCTGTTGTACTGCTCTTGCT GTAAACAAAGCCCTGTCCTAAACTGGCAGGATTGTGAGGTGCCAAGGCCTCAGCCTCACAGCCCGGAGCCCTCGTCACAGTGTGTGGCTGCCCAGCCATACCCCCTGCGCCAGCAGCCCCccgcctccctgccccaccccccggcATCCACGGCTGGAGCCCCAGCTCAGTGA
- the IL34 gene encoding interleukin-34 isoform X3 has translation MPQGFAWLRYLGILLGMALGNEGLEVWPLTRSEECAITGFLRDKLQYRNRLQYMKHYFPINYRVSVPYEGVLRMANVTRLQRARVSQQELRYLWVLVSLSATEWVQEVLLEGHPSWKYLEEVHTLLLDVKQGLPACGILAPQPGIEPAPTALEGEVLTTGPPGKSLNQLLTSSFSQCQWLMARSICSQHLWGSGSSL, from the exons ATGCCCCAGGGATTCGCCTGGCTGCGCT ATCTCGGGATCCTCCTGGGCATGGCCTTGGGGAACGAGGGTTTGGAGGTGTGGCCCTTAACCCGGAGCGAGGAGTGTGCCATCACTGGCTTTCTGCGGGACAAGCTGCAGTACCGGAACCGCCTTCAGTACATG AAACACTACTTCCCCATCAACTACAGGGTCAGTGTGCCTTATGAGGGGGTGCTCCGAATGGCCAACGTCACCAGGCTG CAGAGGGCCCGGGTGAGCCAACAGGAGCTGCGGTATCTGTGGGTCTTGGTGAGTCTCAGTGCTACTGAGTGGGTGCAGGAGGTGCTGCTCGAGGGCCATCCATCCTGGAAGTACCTGGAGGAGGTACATACGCTGCTGCTGGATGTCAAACAAGGCCTCCCG gcatgtgggatcttagctccccaaccagggattgaacctgcacccactgcattggaaggcgaagtcttaaccactggaccaccagggaagtccctgaaccaaCTTTTAACCTCTTCTTTCTCACAATGTCAATGGTTGATGGCCCGTTCCATATGTTCCCAACATCTATGGGGCAGTGGGTCCTCCCTCTAG